Proteins co-encoded in one Brassica oleracea var. oleracea cultivar TO1000 chromosome C4, BOL, whole genome shotgun sequence genomic window:
- the LOC106342041 gene encoding uncharacterized protein LOC106342041 isoform X1: MNSLQLHCCLPPQHRRCSTIFTPRTYHFLGKISFRESLITKAKANSFSCCAQSETTKQSSLETSLSENQEPERPPFDINLAVILAGFAFESYATPPENIGKREVNAAGCKTLFLSESFVRQVYDGQLFIKLKRGFDFPALDPWGTSDPYVVMDLDGQVAKSKTRWGTKEPKWNEDFVLNIKLPPAKKIQIAAWDANLVTPHKRMGNSEVDLDCICDGNLHEVLVELDGIGGGGKVQLEIRYKGFEEIEDEKKWWKLPFISQFLKRNEIESVLSNLVDSDAIPARQFVEYAFGQLKSLNDTPLKNTELRNNNMDGSEYDKNSSFEDSLDTKHSSEDKEGDDDGSSNESGSIRSESNLWDSFPDIVSQNIVQKLGLPSPKKLKLDGMEILEKFGLQSRKTAEAGYIESGLATADTREVDDEKEGGQLATNAPKSSIADMKNATQELLKQADNVFGALMVLKAVVPQLSKNGLGTEKVSEKNGGSDFSKSEKLYGLVNVDGEDEKNAEEMKTLFSSAESAMEAWAMLATALGHPSFIKSEFEKLCFLDNDITDTQVAIWRDARRKRLVIAFRGTEQTKWKDLQTDLMLVPVGLNPERIGGDFKEEVQVHSGFLSAYDSVRIRIISLLKMAIGYIDDVAEHEDKWHVYVTGHSLGGALATLLAIELASSQLAKRGAITVTMYNFGSPRVGNKKFADVYNQKVKDSWRVVNHRDIIPTVPRLMGYCHVAHPVYLAAGEVQNMDFQKDGYHGEVIGEATPDILVSRFMKGEKELVEQILQTEIKLFNAIRDGSALMQHMEDFYYVTLLESVKLYYKNVEDLEGVEKTSI; the protein is encoded by the exons ATGAATTCTCTGCAACTACACTGCTGCCTCCCTCCACAACACCGTCGCTGCTCTACCATCTTCACTCCCCGCACGTACCACTTTCTCGGGAAAATCAGCTTCCGAGAAAGCTTGATAACCAAAGCCAAAGCTAATTCCTTCAGTTGCTGCGCCCAATCCGAGACGACGAAGCAATCAAGTCTCGAAACTTCTTTATCAGAGAACCAGGAACCTGAACGGCCTCCGTTCGACATCAACCTCGCCGTCATCCTCGCCGGTTTCGCTTTCGAGTCATACGCTACACCTCCG GAAAACATCGGGAAACGCGAGGTTAATGCAGCTGGTTGTAAAACTCTCTTCCTCTCAGA GTCCTTTGTAAGACAAGTATATGATGGACAGTTATTTATTAAACTCAAGAGAGGATTTGATTTTCCTGCCTTGGATCCATGG GGAACGAGTGATCCGTACGTGGTGATGGACTTGGATGGTCAGGTTGCTAAAAGCAAAACCAGATGGGG GACAAAAGAGCCCAAATGGAACGAAGACTTTGTTTTAAATATCAAGCTGCCTCCTGCAAAAAAGATACAG ATTGCTGCTTGGGATGCAAATCTTGTCACCCCACATAAACGGATGGGGAACTCCGAAGTCGACCTGGACTGCATTTGTGATG GAAACTTGCACGAGGTGCTTGTAGAATTAGACGGTATTGGAGGTGGTGGGAAAGTTCAACTGGAG ATTAGATACAAGGGATTTGAGGAGATTGAAGATGAAAAGAAGTGGTGGAAGTTACCGTTTATTTCACAATTTCTTAAAAGAAACGAAATTGAGTCAGTTTTGAGCAATCTTGTTGACTCTGATGCCATTCCAGCACGTCAATTTGTAGAGTATGCATTTGGACAGTTAAAGTCACTCAATGATACTCCTCTTAAGAACACTGAACTTCGAAACAACAATATGGATGGTTCCGAATATGACAAAAACTCTAGCTTTGAGGATTCATTGGATACAAAACACAGTAGTGAAGATAAAGAAGGTGATGATGATGGGAGCAGCAATGAAAGTGGTAGCATTCGGTCAGAAAGTAATTTGTGGGATAGCTTCCCTGACATAGTTAGTCAAAACATAGTGCAGAAACTTGGTCTGCCATCACCTAAGAAATTGAAGTTAGATGGGATGGAAATACTGGAAAAATTTGGTCTACAATCACGAAAAACTGCAGAAGCTGGTTACATTGAATCAGGGCTTGCCACTGCTGATACTCGAGAAGTTGATGATGAAAAGGAAGGTGGTCAGCTTGCTACTAATGCACCCAAGTCTTCCATTGCAGACATGAAGAATGCAACACAAGAATTGCTTAAGCAGGCTGATAATGTCTTTGGTGCTTTAATGGTTTTAAAAGCAGTAGTGCCTCAATTAAGCAAGAACGGTCTTGGTACAGAGAAGGTCTCAGAAAAAAATGGTGGTTCCGATTTCTCTAAGAGTGAGAAACTCTATGGTCTAGTCAATGTTGACGGAGAGGATGAAAAGAACGCCGAGGAAATGAAAACACTCTTTTCTAGCGCAGAAAGTGCTATGGAGGCATGGGCAATGCTTGCCACTGCCTTGGGGCATCCAAGCTTTATCAAATCTGAATTTGAAAAGCTATGTTTCCTTGACAATGACATCACTGACACTCAA GTGGCGATTTGGCGTGACGCAAGGAGGAAAAGATTAGTTATAGCTTTCCGAGGAACTGAACAG ACAAAGTGGAAAGATTTGCAGACTGACTTGATGCTAGTTCCTGTTGG TCTAAATCCTGAACGGATTGGTGGGGATTTCAAAGAAGAAGTACAG GTCCATAGTGGATTTCTGAGTGCATACGATTCAGTACGGATAAGGATAATATCGCTGCTCAAAATGGCAATTGGATACAT AGATGATGTTGCTGAGCATGAAGATAAATGGCATGTTTATGTGACTGGCCATAGCTTGGGTGGGGCATTAGCTACACTCTTGGCTATTGAACTTGCGTCAAGCCAATTAGCTAA ACGTGGAGCAATCACTGTTACTATGTACAATTTTGGATCTCCAAGAGTAGGCAACAAAAAATTCGCTGATGTTTACAACCAG AAAGTAAAAGACAGCTGGAGAGTCGTAAACCACAGAGACATAATTCCCACAGTTCCTCGCTTAATGGGTTATTGTCATGTTGCTCATCCTGTTTATCTCGCTGCTGGAGAAGTG CAGAATATGGATTTTCAGAAAGATGGTTATCATGGTGAGGTGATAGGGGAAGCGACACCTGATATTCTTGTTAGTAGATTT ATGAAAGGTGAGAAGGAACTCGTTGAGCAGATACTTCAAACTGAAATCAAACTATTCAACGCAATTCGTGATGGGAGTGCCCTTATGCAGCATATGGAGGATTTCTATTACGTCACACTGTTAGAG AGTGTGAAATTATATTACAAAAATGTTGAAGATCTGGAAGGAGTTGAAAAGACTAGTATATGA
- the LOC106342041 gene encoding uncharacterized protein LOC106342041 isoform X2 — protein MNSLQLHCCLPPQHRRCSTIFTPRTYHFLGKISFRESLITKAKANSFSCCAQSETTKQSSLETSLSENQEPERPPFDINLAVILAGFAFESYATPPENIGKREVNAAGCKTLFLSESFVRQVYDGQLFIKLKRGFDFPALDPWGTSDPYVVMDLDGQVAKSKTRWGTKEPKWNEDFVLNIKLPPAKKIQIAAWDANLVTPHKRMGNSEVDLDCICDGNLHEVLVELDGIGGGGKVQLEIRYKGFEEIEDEKKWWKLPFISQFLKRNEIESVLSNLVDSDAIPARQFVEYAFGQLKSLNDTPLKNTELRNNNMDGSEYDKNSSFEDSLDTKHSSEDKEGDDDGSSNESGSIRSESNLWDSFPDIVSQNIVQKLGLPSPKKLKLDGMEILEKFGLQSRKTAEAGYIESGLATADTREVDDEKEGGQLATNAPKSSIADMKNATQELLKQADNVFGALMVLKAVVPQLSKNGLGTEKVSEKNGGSDFSKSEKLYGLVNVDGEDEKNAEEMKTLFSSAESAMEAWAMLATALGHPSFIKSEFEKLCFLDNDITDTQVAIWRDARRKRLVIAFRGTEQTKWKDLQTDLMLVPVGLNPERIGGDFKEEVQVHSGFLSAYDSVRIRIISLLKMAIGYIDDVAEHEDKWHVYVTGHSLGGALATLLAIELASSQLAKRGAITVTMYNFGSPRVGNKKFADVYNQKVKDSWRVVNHRDIIPTVPRLMGYCHVAHPVYLAAGEVNMDFQKDGYHGEVIGEATPDILVSRFMKGEKELVEQILQTEIKLFNAIRDGSALMQHMEDFYYVTLLESVKLYYKNVEDLEGVEKTSI, from the exons ATGAATTCTCTGCAACTACACTGCTGCCTCCCTCCACAACACCGTCGCTGCTCTACCATCTTCACTCCCCGCACGTACCACTTTCTCGGGAAAATCAGCTTCCGAGAAAGCTTGATAACCAAAGCCAAAGCTAATTCCTTCAGTTGCTGCGCCCAATCCGAGACGACGAAGCAATCAAGTCTCGAAACTTCTTTATCAGAGAACCAGGAACCTGAACGGCCTCCGTTCGACATCAACCTCGCCGTCATCCTCGCCGGTTTCGCTTTCGAGTCATACGCTACACCTCCG GAAAACATCGGGAAACGCGAGGTTAATGCAGCTGGTTGTAAAACTCTCTTCCTCTCAGA GTCCTTTGTAAGACAAGTATATGATGGACAGTTATTTATTAAACTCAAGAGAGGATTTGATTTTCCTGCCTTGGATCCATGG GGAACGAGTGATCCGTACGTGGTGATGGACTTGGATGGTCAGGTTGCTAAAAGCAAAACCAGATGGGG GACAAAAGAGCCCAAATGGAACGAAGACTTTGTTTTAAATATCAAGCTGCCTCCTGCAAAAAAGATACAG ATTGCTGCTTGGGATGCAAATCTTGTCACCCCACATAAACGGATGGGGAACTCCGAAGTCGACCTGGACTGCATTTGTGATG GAAACTTGCACGAGGTGCTTGTAGAATTAGACGGTATTGGAGGTGGTGGGAAAGTTCAACTGGAG ATTAGATACAAGGGATTTGAGGAGATTGAAGATGAAAAGAAGTGGTGGAAGTTACCGTTTATTTCACAATTTCTTAAAAGAAACGAAATTGAGTCAGTTTTGAGCAATCTTGTTGACTCTGATGCCATTCCAGCACGTCAATTTGTAGAGTATGCATTTGGACAGTTAAAGTCACTCAATGATACTCCTCTTAAGAACACTGAACTTCGAAACAACAATATGGATGGTTCCGAATATGACAAAAACTCTAGCTTTGAGGATTCATTGGATACAAAACACAGTAGTGAAGATAAAGAAGGTGATGATGATGGGAGCAGCAATGAAAGTGGTAGCATTCGGTCAGAAAGTAATTTGTGGGATAGCTTCCCTGACATAGTTAGTCAAAACATAGTGCAGAAACTTGGTCTGCCATCACCTAAGAAATTGAAGTTAGATGGGATGGAAATACTGGAAAAATTTGGTCTACAATCACGAAAAACTGCAGAAGCTGGTTACATTGAATCAGGGCTTGCCACTGCTGATACTCGAGAAGTTGATGATGAAAAGGAAGGTGGTCAGCTTGCTACTAATGCACCCAAGTCTTCCATTGCAGACATGAAGAATGCAACACAAGAATTGCTTAAGCAGGCTGATAATGTCTTTGGTGCTTTAATGGTTTTAAAAGCAGTAGTGCCTCAATTAAGCAAGAACGGTCTTGGTACAGAGAAGGTCTCAGAAAAAAATGGTGGTTCCGATTTCTCTAAGAGTGAGAAACTCTATGGTCTAGTCAATGTTGACGGAGAGGATGAAAAGAACGCCGAGGAAATGAAAACACTCTTTTCTAGCGCAGAAAGTGCTATGGAGGCATGGGCAATGCTTGCCACTGCCTTGGGGCATCCAAGCTTTATCAAATCTGAATTTGAAAAGCTATGTTTCCTTGACAATGACATCACTGACACTCAA GTGGCGATTTGGCGTGACGCAAGGAGGAAAAGATTAGTTATAGCTTTCCGAGGAACTGAACAG ACAAAGTGGAAAGATTTGCAGACTGACTTGATGCTAGTTCCTGTTGG TCTAAATCCTGAACGGATTGGTGGGGATTTCAAAGAAGAAGTACAG GTCCATAGTGGATTTCTGAGTGCATACGATTCAGTACGGATAAGGATAATATCGCTGCTCAAAATGGCAATTGGATACAT AGATGATGTTGCTGAGCATGAAGATAAATGGCATGTTTATGTGACTGGCCATAGCTTGGGTGGGGCATTAGCTACACTCTTGGCTATTGAACTTGCGTCAAGCCAATTAGCTAA ACGTGGAGCAATCACTGTTACTATGTACAATTTTGGATCTCCAAGAGTAGGCAACAAAAAATTCGCTGATGTTTACAACCAG AAAGTAAAAGACAGCTGGAGAGTCGTAAACCACAGAGACATAATTCCCACAGTTCCTCGCTTAATGGGTTATTGTCATGTTGCTCATCCTGTTTATCTCGCTGCTGGAGAAGTG AATATGGATTTTCAGAAAGATGGTTATCATGGTGAGGTGATAGGGGAAGCGACACCTGATATTCTTGTTAGTAGATTT ATGAAAGGTGAGAAGGAACTCGTTGAGCAGATACTTCAAACTGAAATCAAACTATTCAACGCAATTCGTGATGGGAGTGCCCTTATGCAGCATATGGAGGATTTCTATTACGTCACACTGTTAGAG AGTGTGAAATTATATTACAAAAATGTTGAAGATCTGGAAGGAGTTGAAAAGACTAGTATATGA
- the LOC106342042 gene encoding trichohyalin — protein sequence MGGSTSKQKRNTTRRSIKGRSNEERRRRTRRELDEKERVISALKMAETEWRKDRKNLREEVKKLRQKMQEKEEAKAKQREWEWVVEQMRLERAVREEAVERWKQLYFAIKTELDDLIHTTYGETLRQKPHEGEVKNTVQELKKEVKVREETIETLKGRIALMEKQRLGKEREIDLLRQSLRILGSSSGKNKAPSSAPKNLPTFKTKFIACK from the exons ATGGGTGGTTCCACAAGCAAGCAAAAGAGAAACACTACTAGGAGAAGTATCAAGGGGAGATCAAATGAAGAGAGGAGAAGGCGGACAAGAAGGGAGCTGGATGAGAAAGAGAGAGTCATTTCGGCTCTGAAGATGGCTGAGACAGAGTGGAGGAAAGATAGGAAGAATCTGAGAGAAGAGGTGAAGAAGCTGAGGCAAAAGATGCAAGAGAAAGAAGAAGCAAAGGCGAAACAACGCGAGTGGGAATGGGTCGTGGAACAGATGCGCTTAGAGAGAGCTGTGAGGGAAGAAGCTGTGGAGAGGTGGAAACAACTCTATTTCGCTATTAAGACTGAGCTTGATGATCTGATCCACACAACATATG GAGAGACACTGCGACAGAAACCGCATGAAGGAGAAGTAAAGAACACAGTGCAAGAACTCAAGAAGGAAGTTAAAGTTAGGGAAGAAACCATTGAGACACTCAAAGGGAGAATAGCTTTGATGGAGAAACAAAGACTTGGGAAGGAAAGAGAAATCGATTTGCTGAGACAGAGTCTACGAATCCTCGGCAGTAGCAGCGGGAAGAACAAGGCACCTTCATCTGCTCCCAAAAATCTGCCGACATTCAAAACAAAATTCATCGCATGTAAATAA